From a single Deltaproteobacteria bacterium genomic region:
- a CDS encoding TolC family protein, whose product MRYPKIFLWIGLCLLASFQLKAEDDPNLKKLIEQALQQNPMLQEAKHRLDAAHYKIPQAGSWDDPMLMVMVEDIPLAKYGSPQNSMTMIEAGIEQRFPFPGKKSTAKAKSTLEAKGYGYELDQARNEIIWQLRDTYYQLYLVTRSIGIFQRNQGLASSAVQTDQTKLSADLSTQQDVLRSQIERDELSKEILDLQKDKQMLQAKLNTLMARDVRTPINLPKRLGLARLPYSNAELVNRMLQQSYVLKANEQWVEAAKKEHRMAKLDYYPDFDVGVFYRKFDLLEREPGMGEDFMKAAVKIPLPIFAGTKQSKRVRETASQYQETLAKKTKTENDLRYELEETLAELTRAAKVYSLVAGRLLPQSRIAVDNAQVAYQAGSVQFTDILLNLQKVFRYENDLLQAEVDHARARAKLLFLIGESE is encoded by the coding sequence ATGCGTTATCCAAAAATTTTCTTGTGGATTGGGTTATGTTTACTCGCCTCCTTTCAACTGAAGGCTGAAGACGACCCCAACTTAAAAAAATTAATTGAGCAGGCCTTGCAACAAAATCCTATGTTGCAAGAGGCCAAGCATCGCCTCGATGCGGCTCATTATAAAATTCCCCAAGCTGGGAGTTGGGATGACCCCATGCTCATGGTGATGGTCGAAGACATTCCGTTGGCCAAATATGGATCCCCGCAAAACTCCATGACCATGATCGAAGCTGGGATTGAACAACGATTCCCCTTCCCCGGAAAAAAATCAACGGCCAAGGCCAAGAGCACTCTTGAAGCCAAAGGCTATGGTTATGAATTGGATCAAGCCCGCAATGAAATTATCTGGCAACTCCGCGACACCTATTATCAACTCTACTTGGTGACCCGAAGCATCGGTATCTTTCAGCGCAATCAAGGTTTGGCCAGCTCTGCCGTACAAACCGACCAAACCAAATTGTCGGCCGATCTTTCCACGCAACAGGATGTGTTAAGATCCCAAATCGAACGGGATGAATTGAGCAAAGAAATTCTCGACCTGCAAAAAGATAAACAAATGTTGCAGGCCAAACTCAACACCCTGATGGCACGGGATGTGCGCACGCCCATTAACTTGCCCAAGCGGCTGGGGCTGGCAAGGTTGCCTTATTCCAACGCTGAACTGGTGAACCGCATGCTGCAGCAATCTTATGTGCTCAAGGCCAATGAGCAATGGGTCGAAGCTGCCAAAAAAGAACATCGCATGGCCAAACTCGATTACTATCCCGATTTTGACGTGGGTGTTTTTTATCGAAAATTTGACTTGTTGGAACGAGAACCCGGCATGGGTGAAGATTTTATGAAGGCAGCAGTTAAAATCCCTTTGCCCATCTTTGCCGGTACCAAGCAAAGTAAACGGGTGCGCGAAACCGCTAGCCAGTACCAAGAAACCCTAGCCAAAAAAACCAAAACTGAAAATGACTTGCGTTATGAATTGGAGGAAACCCTAGCTGAGCTCACCCGCGCGGCTAAGGTGTATAGCTTAGTTGCAGGGCGGCTGCTGCCGCAATCGAGGATCGCGGTCGACAACGCCCAAGTGGCTTATCAAGCGGGTTCGGTGCAGTTTACAGACATTCTCTTAAATCTGCAAAAAGTATTCCGCTATGAAAATGACCTGCTCCAAGCCGAAGTCGATCACGCCCGGGCCAGAGCTAAACTCCTGTTCCTGATAGGTGAGTCAGAATAA